The following are encoded together in the Limanda limanda chromosome 12, fLimLim1.1, whole genome shotgun sequence genome:
- the LOC133015669 gene encoding E3 ubiquitin-protein ligase TRIM35, whose product MADQEEGERLVQDRDINTPGNQNEDTTNVRDRESEDQLPIQPEEEYECPGCQSLGVLTLPCGHKLCPSCIELSQGELGLAGCTICYRSQLMDSVLHTLLEALFHDLPRRHGVVPGAAEESVKRSEDGYNVIEKEELCGQHREALTVFCLQEEKLLCQQCQTEGHDEHECCSIEEAVHNCKRELRSAIRSLQVQLDSLTSIRQTWKDTATHIESQSVQTAQILRDEFDKMHQYLHDEEATLMSQLNHEEEEKSHRMKEKIDRINDDIQVLTESMRETEDAMGLDNILFLKNYKKSSERARCSVEEPDEESEALLDVAKHQGCVQHRVWDKMLKIIQYFPVTMDPNTGSVCLSVSPDLSSVFVCEEQPLPDNPERFVGPKSILGSEVFSSGRHNWEVEVGDNSHWALGLARDTVQRKVWSNSDLNPSPIFDSDPDPGRGLWTVSLSSGEYLASPGPSTPLKLRRRPRRIRVQLDWERGSLTFSDANDNTLIYRFKKQWSGNLKPYFSTTCSNNPLKITAGRMNVTLE is encoded by the exons ATGGCTGAccaagaagaaggagagaggttGGTACAAGACAGAGATATAAACACTCCTGGTAATCAAAATGAAGACACCACCAATGTTCGGGACAGAGAATCTGAGGATCAGCTTCCAATCCAACCTGAAGAAGAGTACGAGTGTCCAGGCTGCCAGTCACTGGGCGTCCTGACATTGCCCTGTGGCCACAAACTGTGTCCCTCGTGCATAGAGCTGAGTCAGGGAGAGCTGGGCCTGGCTGGCTGCACGATCTGCTACAGATCACAGCTGATGGACTCGGTCCTCCACACTTTGCTGGAAGCCCTGTTTCATGATCTGCCTAGGAGACACGGAGTCGTGCCTGGAGCTGCAGAAGAGAGTGTCAAGAGATCAGAGGATGGATATAACGTGATAGAGAAGGAAGAGCTGTGTGGTCAGCACAGAGAAGCGCTCACTGTGTTTTGTCTGcaagaggagaagctgctctgCCAGCAGTGTCAGACAGAGGGGCATGACGAGCACGAGTGCTGCTCTATTGAGGAGGCTGTTCACAACTGTAAG AGAGAGTTGCGATCTGCTATCAGAAGCCTCCAGGTGCAGCTGGACAGTTTAACATCCATCAGACAAACCTGGAAGGATACTGCCACTCATATCGAG AGTCAATCAGTACAAACAGCCCAGATTTTGAGGGATGAGTTTGATAAGATGCACCAGTACCTCCATGATGAAGAGGCTACTCTGATGTCACAGCTGAACCacgaagaagaggaaaagagtcataggatgaaagaaaagattgaCAGGATCAACGATGACATACAAGTGTTGACCGAAAgtatgagagagacagaagacgCCATGGGCTTGGACAACATCCTCTTTCTTAAG AATTATAAGAAGAGCTCTGAAAG GGCTCGGTGCAGTGTAGAGGAGCCGGACGAAGAATCAGAAGCTCTGCTTGATGTGGCAAAGCACCAGGGCTGTGTGCAGCACCGTGTCTGGGACAAGATGCTTAAGATCATCCAGTACT TTCCAGTGACCATGGACCCTAACACAGGCTCGGTGTGTTTAAGTGTATCTCCTGACCtttccagtgtgtttgtgtgtgaggagcaGCCTCTTCCAGACAATCCAGAGAGATTTGTGGGCCCAAAGAGCATCCTGGGCTCAGAAGTCTTCAGCTCAGGGAGGCAcaactgggaggtggaggtgggagaTAACAGCCACTGGGCACTGGGCTTGGCCAGAGACACAGTCCAAAGAAAAGTCTGGTCCAACTCTGATCTAAACCCCAGTCCTATCTTCGACTCAGACCCAGACCCAGGTCGCGGCCTGTGGACTGTGTCCCTCTCCTCTGGGGAGTACTTGGCCTCCCCCGGCCCCAGCACCCCACTCAAGCTGAGAAGAAGGCCACGCAGAATCAGGGTTCAGCTTGACTGGGAGAGAGggtctctcactttctctgatGCCAACGACAACACCCTGATCTATCGTTTTAAAAAGCAGTGGAGTGGAAATCTGAAACCCTACTTTTCCACTACATGTTCTAACAATCCACTGAAAATCACAGCAGGGAGGATGAATGTTACCTTAGAATAG